The genomic interval AATCCCAAGCACAAAAAATGTGACAAAATTTCGAAGAGAGTAACAAATAATAAGGCAAGATGAAAATATGTAATCTACTTCCAACTATCTATTAAAATCTTAGTGTACAAAAGCAATTCATTTTTTCATGTTTCAATACCAGAAGTGACCCAATTAAACCTGGTAAGAGAAGTCTCCTTTATTGAGACttgctgtaaaaaaaaaggtaatttaATTTCTCATGTTCAAGACAATAAGTGACCCAGCAATCAAGCCTGCCCTGAGAAGTTTATGGCGCATTTTATTGTTCAGACTTATTATTGTTAAGTAACAACAACGTTTTCAAAAACATTAAATACTGTATTTGCAATGGAAGGATATCAGCCTAGTTAAAGAACTAAATAATTCTACCTTTTGACAAAGCGTGTCTTTTTCAATCAATTCCAGCTAGagcactagaaaaaaaatgttgtacaGGGGAAATATTGTataaaattttaccaaaaatcCCCACATGAACAGTAACCATCTTTAAAGTGGTGAAACCGATTTGAATCACGGACAATGATCTCCCTCTCAGTTATTTTTGATATATACTTGGTAGCATTATGGCAATCACCACACACCCGCAAATTCTTGTATATATGGAGCGGAGTTCTAGGAGGAGTATTTATAATGCCAAAGGCTATAGCCAATCTCTCACTATGATTATTCAATATCTGTTCCTTTTCATCCTCCTCCACATCCTGTAGAACAAAACTATAGTCAGGAACATAACCTAGACTTCTCATCTTTGCCAACAGATCAAGTAGCTCTCTCTGGATCTCTTCATGTTGAGGGTGGATGTTCATCTGGTTACCACTGTAAAATACGTTCACTGATCTTTTCACCTCAATTGAACTCCATCCAGGGGTTTTTTGCAAATTCTGACGTCTGACCAAAGATCTTACTTCATCAACTCCATCCCACTTCCCAACCTTTGCATACATATTAGACATTAGAACGTAATATCCAACGTTCTCTGGAtcaagttcaaacaagttttgTGAGGCCACTTTTCCCATTTCAACATTTCCATGGATCCTACAAGCACCCAGCAGAGCACCCCAAATAGCAGAATCAGGTTTAATTGGCATGTTCCGAATGAAATCAAAAGCATCATCCAACTGACCAGCTCTTCCAAACATGTCTACCATGCAAGCATAATGTTTTGCAATTGGCTTAATACCATATGCAGTTTGCATCATATTAAAGAAATTCCGGCCTTGGTCAACTAAGCCAGCATGACTACAAGCAGCCAATAGTGAAACAAATGTGACATGATCAGGACTGATTCCTTCCTGCTGCATTTGCGAGAAGAGACTGAGTGCCTTTGCACCATGTCCATGAACTCCAACGCCAGATATGACGGCGTTCCAGGGGCCTGTACTCCTCCTAGGCGTTTGTTCAAACAAAAGCATTGCCTCATCCAATTTCCCACATTTAGCATATAAGTCTATCACACAAGTGCCGACATATACATCTAGGTTTAATCCAGTCTTAATAGAGAGTGCATGCATTTGTGTGCCCTGCTGCAAGGCACCAAGATGTGAGTATGCAGGCAAAACACTGACAAAGGTTCCTTGAATCGGCTTCAGACCCTCATGCTTCTGCATATGGTCATATACATGGATTGCCTCACTGGCAAGTCCATTCTGCATATACCCTGTGATCAGCGTGTTCCAGGATACAGCATCTCGAACTGGCATGCTGTCAAACATCCTCTGGGCAGCCTCAATCTTTGATAGCTTGGCATACATATCAACAATAGCGTTTCCTGCAATGATGTCACCGACATCCCACCCCCGCCTTACCATATAGCAATGCACTGATCTCCCACCACAGATATCCCCACATTGAGCAATAGCAGATGCCAGGCTCAAAAGCGTTAGAACATCAGGGGAGACCCCACTGTCCCTCATACCACAGAACATCTCGACAGCAGAAGCAACCTGCCCGCCCTGCTCATGCCCTGAAATGATTGAATTCCATGTCACAAGATCCCGCGACGACATTCCATCGAACACCTTCCGTGCCTCCTCCAGCATCCCCAGCTTCCCATACACATCGATCATCGCGTTACAGACGAACAGCTCGTCATCCAGCCCGTGCTTCATCGCATACAAGTGCATGGCCAGGGCGAGCGCCCTGTCCCCAAGCAGGACGCACATGGGCAGCACGCTGGAGACCGTCACCGCGTCCCCGGCGACGCCCTCCGTGACCATCCTCCCGAACAGGCCCACCGCCTCGGCCGCGCGCGCGTTGCGGCAGAGCCCTGACAGCATGGCGTTCCAGGCGGGCACGTCACGGTGGCGCATTTCGTCGAACGCCCTGTAGGCGTCGCGGACGCGGCTGAAGCGGAGGTAGGCGTGCACGAGTGCTCCCGAGGCGAAGGCGTCGCcgtggaggaggccgaggcggagcgCGCACGCGTGGAGCTGCGCGGCGGTGCCCGGGCCctgggcggcgcggaggagcggcgggaaGGTGAAGGCGTcggggcggagggggaggaacggggaggagaggaggaggtggcggaggagcgggagggcgaggcgggggagggaggcgcgggagaAGGCGGAGATGAGGGTGTTGGCGAGGAGCAGCGGCGCATGGACGTGCgggtcgaggcggcggaggtggccggaggtgacgacgacggcttcCACGCCGCGGGGGAGGAGCGCCGGTGTCCGCATTGGTGGAATGGGTGGTTGGTCCCGCCCCCCGCGCGGGACGTTTTTGccgaaaatttgacaaattggTCCTTCTATAgaacttatttaaaaataaaccgcgtcgaaaactaattttaaaaataatccGTAACCTCGACGTCATCGTGACACCATCATTGACGCTGAGATTATATCTGACGTGGTACAAATTAACCAAAGGAGCTCGATTTGTTTGGTTAAAAAAACGTGTAGGCTATTAAAACCATTTTTTACAaattggtccttttaaaaaacttattgtGAAACTAGACCATATAAAAAACTTCAGTCAAAAATAGATCACGGGCTCAGCGCTAAGGCCGTTGACGCTAAGAGCATCCCAGCAACTCATCCAAATTTGATCCTCCATATTCCCATATGGATGGCCATCCAAAAAGATTCCTCTTCCATATCTCTTCTCACTTCAGCAGATCATCCAAATTACATCCTCCATATCACATTCTtctatattttagtaatatcttCTAACTAACTTTACATTTGTATTTGAAGGGATATATTTTGAATGACTTAATTTAACGGTGTTATTTATCATGATAATATTTCGAAATGAATAAATTTTAactgatatatttttaatggtAATTTTTAACTGATATATTTAAAATGAGTATAAAAGCAATGCAAGTAACATGTACTATTATATTTATTGTCTACTAGTACTACTGTTCAACTATTTCTTCtttttactactagtactactctgCATCGAGCTCAACTATTTCTTCTTTGTtcctactagtactacttctCTACATCGAGCTCAGGAGCTTGTGGGCGAGCcgaggggcggcggtggctatGCAGCCGAGGGGCGACGGTGGTCGGGCGGGCgaggggcggcagcggctgTGCAGccgagaggtggcggcggttggGCGGGCGAGGGGCGGCAGCGGCTATGCAGCCGAGGAGCGGCGACGGTCGAGCGGCGACGGTCGAGCGGTGAGGGGCGGCGGCAGACAACCGGCGAGGGCGCATCTGGATAGGAAGGAGGCACGCGGTGGCCGTGGAGGCTGCGCGCAGAGGAGTCCCGatgagggcgacgcggcggaggagcagcggTGCGAGCGGTGGGGCGGCGCGGACGGTGGGGCCTCCACTCCGGCGATCTCCAATGGCAGACCCGGTATGTCCATCATCTCTATTCCCCCATGGTACAATCCGAATGGTGGCGCGAGTCGTTGGAGCTAGGCAGTTGGGGggatggcgtgaggagagagaaacgccAAATTTGGCATGGAGAGGGCTCTATTTGGAGGATGTCTAAAAATGGCGTATGTGATGGAGTGTTTGCTAGAGCATGATTTATCCCCTCCATACGCTAAACAAAGGATGGATGGCCGGATAGAAGAGCTGCTGGGCATGCTCTAAGGTAGTACGTACGAGCGCCAGCATCATTAGCGCTGACCCTCTATTCACGTGGAGCCAAGGTCTGATCCCCCTCGCTGACATGGCAGGGGCTCAGCGCCAAATAAATTGGCGCTTACACGCTAAGTTCAGCGCTAGGCGTAATGGCGCTGAGCTTTGGGACTTAGCTGCTCACCACCGCTCCTATGTTGGGCACTGTTCTGGCGCTAAGAGGTCAGCGCCAGCTGTATTGATGCTAAGGTCATAAAGCTCAGCGCTAGCGTTGAGATATGGCCCCTGGTAGAAAGCTCGCAGCTAGCTCTCTGCCCAGTCTTCACCTGCATCCAAAATCCATAATCCTAGCCAGCTCCTCCCGTAGCATCCAAAGTCCATACACATTCATCCATCCTAATACATACACATCCATCACATCCACATGCATCACAAGATTCATAATTACACCCATCCACGCACATAAGCCTAAACACATCCATAGACAAAAGCAAAATATAAGTTACAAGTCACAATATCCATACAAGTCGAAATATAAGCAGCCatgccacctcctccctccccatcctctcatccgcctcgccgtcggcaAAGCCAGTCGGTTGcaaggatggcggcggcagggctctccctcctcgctcaTAGTCACGGCAGCCAGGGCACCAACAAGGCCGGTGCTTTAGGACTAGCAGCAGGCAGGGACACTGGTGTCTAGATCTAGCGTCGGCTTGGTCGCATCTGGTCCCTCGTGATTGCTTCCATCAGCGGATCGAGACAATAGTAGCGAGTTGGTGGTCGTGCGGTGCGGCGGGGTGAGGGATGTGGCCGACGGTGGAGGAAGGCTGGCGCGACATGCTCGTCGAGGTTGGACCACATATTCGGTGGCTGAGGTCATCCAGGCTGGACCTACTCAGATCCGCTTAGCGGGAGATCGACAAtaatggcgacgacggcgatgatgacggCGGCTGCTGCAACGACAGACACTAGCATCACCAGATCTGGTGCTAGCGAGGCCATATCCAGCATCCTCGTGGCCTAGCGCATGGTGGAGTGGTGACTGATGGCAATGGTGTTCGTAGACGGCGTGGCCACCACCATCAAGGTGAGGGATCGGTGGGAGCAACTGTGGCAACTTGCCACAATGGTGGTggctgctcctctcctctcgtcgAAGGGAGGATGACGTTGTTGGTTGCACTGCAGTTGGGAGGGAATGGCTTCGACGACGACCGAGTGTCCATCGATATTTGTCTCCTTCCTCTTGTGCTTGCTTGCCGGTGAGGCTGGGTCTCCCGAGGCAGTGGAGAGGCGGCTATGTTAGTGGGGTTTGTGGAAGGAAGTGTGGAGGCGGCCCTTCAAAGTGACCTCTTGCTTGCTTGCCGGGGGACAGTGGGGTGTTGGTCGGTTGCCGTGCGCCGAAGGTGTTCGGAGGGTGGGGCCGCTAGTTTTTACAGTGACGTTTTGACATGCGAGGGTTGGGAGATTTCGGGAGGAAGCCAAGTCCTTTCAGGGCCGACAGTGGGGATGCTCTGGAACACCACCGTAACCCCGCTGGGGGCATTGTCGTGGCACCTCTCCCGTCCATGGTGGAATCCTTAGGTGAAAACCACACCCTGGTTTCCAGGGTGGCGGATGGCGGCACCATCAGCATCGTAACCTTATTGAATGCGTCGTTTGGAGGTCTTTCCAGCCAAACTCCTGTCTAGACTTTGTCCTCTTATGGCGGCATATAAGTTGCCTCAAGTTGCCAACGTTGGCGTTCCTATTGGGAAAGAGCGGAttcattcttctctctcaccctctcccccCTTCAACTGTTAGATGTGGATAGAGAGGAGTGTGTTGGGTGTCGTGCTCTTGTTTGCTCCCAGTAACGGGTGTTTGTGTCGTAGGCGCTTGGCTTGGCTGGCCTTTTGTTTGTTTCCTAATTATAGCCTCTCAGAGTTATTTTCTTGTAATATTTTTCCTGCTATATCAATATGAAACCTTGCACTATCATAttgttcatttaaaaaaaatataatattgtttgtaaaaaaaattacactagttgcacactactagaaaaatgatttttcatggcAGTATCATATTTTTTCGTTGTTGGTTATATAAGAAATCCGCTTGCAAAATTCTAATGAGGGATAGTGGGTTTAGGACCGCTagtgaaaatctattttcgctggcAGTGAGTTTAGaagtccgcatgcaaaaatatccATATTTTTGCTGACGGACCACTTATCCTACCGCCaacgaaaatctattttcgctggcggggACCGCGCCGCTCTGGCCCTTGAAAAAAATCACGGCATTAAAAATCCACCTAcccatccttatctcctcctccgTTCACTCCACCTACCCATTCTTATCTTATCTCCTCTttccactccctctctccctccaaccACAAGCGTgagcggcgagctcgggcgcggGCGAAAGGGAGGGCGAAGGAGAGGGCTAGCGCGGGCGGCTGC from Oryza glaberrima chromosome 3, OglaRS2, whole genome shotgun sequence carries:
- the LOC127769037 gene encoding pentatricopeptide repeat-containing protein At4g33990, yielding MRTPALLPRGVEAVVVTSGHLRRLDPHVHAPLLLANTLISAFSRASLPRLALPLLRHLLLSSPFLPLRPDAFTFPPLLRAAQGPGTAAQLHACALRLGLLHGDAFASGALVHAYLRFSRVRDAYRAFDEMRHRDVPAWNAMLSGLCRNARAAEAVGLFGRMVTEGVAGDAVTVSSVLPMCVLLGDRALALAMHLYAMKHGLDDELFVCNAMIDVYGKLGMLEEARKVFDGMSSRDLVTWNSIISGHEQGGQVASAVEMFCGMRDSGVSPDVLTLLSLASAIAQCGDICGGRSVHCYMVRRGWDVGDIIAGNAIVDMYAKLSKIEAAQRMFDSMPVRDAVSWNTLITGYMQNGLASEAIHVYDHMQKHEGLKPIQGTFVSVLPAYSHLGALQQGTQMHALSIKTGLNLDVYVGTCVIDLYAKCGKLDEAMLLFEQTPRRSTGPWNAVISGVGVHGHGAKALSLFSQMQQEGISPDHVTFVSLLAACSHAGLVDQGRNFFNMMQTAYGIKPIAKHYACMVDMFGRAGQLDDAFDFIRNMPIKPDSAIWGALLGACRIHGNVEMGKVASQNLFELDPENVGYYVLMSNMYAKVGKWDGVDEVRSLVRRQNLQKTPGWSSIEVKRSVNVFYSGNQMNIHPQHEEIQRELLDLLAKMRSLGYVPDYSFVLQDVEEDEKEQILNNHSERLAIAFGIINTPPRTPLHIYKNLRVCGDCHNATKYISKITEREIIVRDSNRFHHFKDGYCSCGDFW